The Luteimonas galliterrae genomic interval ATCCGCTGCCGTCGAGCGCCGAACGGAATTCCAGTTCGATGCTCGCCGTCATCCCGCTGACTTTTCCCTCGCCGGCCCAGCGGCCGCTCAACGATTCCCAGACATCGGCATGCGCGCTGCCGAAGCCCAGCGCCAATGCCAGCGCGATCGCGCGGCGCATCATTTCCGCCTCGGCGCATCGGCCGCCTGGTAGAGACTCAGCACGTTGCCGTCCGGGTCGAGGAAGTCGATAGACCAGCCGCCGTCAGGCGCCTCGCTGACCGGCACCACGATTTCCACGCCCTGCGCAGCCAAGGCATCGGCGTAATCGTCGATGCCGCCGTCCAGGCTGAAAACCACCACCGGCGATTCACCGGCTTTAGACGGGCGCGGAATGAAGACCAGGGCCAACTCGCCCACCTGCCCCATGGCCCACGGTCCGTCGTGGCCGTCGTGCGTCTGGATCGGAAGGCCCAGCGTTTTCGTATAGAACGTCAGCGAGCGCGCCAGATCGGCGACGAAAAAAACGATGGCGCCTACTTTGGGATCGGTCAACATGGGGATCTCCTTGGTTAGTCCCGCTTAACCGTTGCCGCCGGGCGGCGAAACGTGAGCGCCGCCGCGTATGACCAGCAGATGGCCGTCGGGATCGTGCGTGCCCAGGCCGTCACCGCCGCGAAACGCCGACTTCAGCGCGCGCCGCACCAGGCCGAATTGCAACTCCGCCGTGCGGGCCGGATCGCGCACATACGCCAGAGCCAGGCTCTCGGCGCGCTGTTCGGGCGGCAACGCGCCGAGCGTCTTGCGGATCGAAGTCAGGCGCTGGCGGAAGGCGGCCGGCGTCAGTTGCAGAATCCAGCGGATTTCTTCCGCGGACAATCCATGCAGGGCCAGCACCGCGACCCGGCGCGCCGCGGGCGGCAGGCGTTGCAGCAATGGTTTCGAGTCGGGAGCCGCCGGCATCGCCGGGTGCGCGACATCTTCCGTGGCGATCGCTGTTTCGCGACTATGGCGGCGCGCCGCACCGCGCGCGGCCATCGCGGCTTGGTTGCGGATCACGCCTGCCAGCC includes:
- a CDS encoding RNA polymerase sigma factor, giving the protein MDLALYRELHAQARRVSRRADEAEDLVQEALLAALEAGRAEPEWLAGVIRNQAAMAARGAARRHSRETAIATEDVAHPAMPAAPDSKPLLQRLPPAARRVAVLALHGLSAEEIRWILQLTPAAFRQRLTSIRKTLGALPPEQRAESLALAYVRDPARTAELQFGLVRRALKSAFRGGDGLGTHDPDGHLLVIRGGAHVSPPGGNG
- a CDS encoding VOC family protein, whose translation is MLTDPKVGAIVFFVADLARSLTFYTKTLGLPIQTHDGHDGPWAMGQVGELALVFIPRPSKAGESPVVVFSLDGGIDDYADALAAQGVEIVVPVSEAPDGGWSIDFLDPDGNVLSLYQAADAPRRK